The following coding sequences lie in one Clupea harengus chromosome 23, Ch_v2.0.2, whole genome shotgun sequence genomic window:
- the a1cf gene encoding APOBEC1 complementation factor isoform X3, with protein sequence METNQKSGDGLAGTQKEAALRTLIQRTGYLLHQENGQRRYGGPPPGWEGSPPERGSEIFVGKLPRDLFEDELVPLCEKFGKIYEVRMMMDFNGNNRGYAFVTFGTKQEAKNAMKHLNNYEIRNGRLLGVCASVDNCRLFVGGIPKTKKKEEILAEMKKVTDGVMDVIVYPSAADKSKNRGFAFVEYDSHRAAAMARRKLLPGRIQLWGHAIAVDWAEPEVEVDEDTMAAVKILYVRNLMLGTTEETIEKEFNSIKPGAVERVKKIRDYAFVHFAQREDAVNAMNALNGKIVDNSPIEVTLAKPVDKDSYVRYTRGTGGRGAALLQGEYTYTLGQVYDPSAAYLGAPVFYAPHAYATIPNQFRFPSAKGHVGTRGLVRTPSVRGAAGVRGLGGRGYLAYAGLGRGVSAYPLKVDKRPEDKLYDLLPGMELTPLSGGGLKPQAIKHAPQILEDVCQKNNWGQPLYQLHSAIGPDQRQLFLYKVTIPALATQYPNVHPFTPAKLCAAVDEAKIHAAEHTLQTLGLQTEGAEASAAAAAAAAAAAAAFPGLFLTTGYTIASTSATVAANQLKQAVSLGQDLAAYATYEGYPAFAVATRGDGYGVF encoded by the exons ATGGAAACCAATCAAAAATCCGGGGATGGACTGGCGGGCACCCAGAAAGAGGCCGCGTTACGCACCCTCATCCAACGCACTGGATATCTCTTGCACCAG GAAAATGGCCAGAGGAGGTATGGTGGCCCCCCTCCTGGCTGGGAAGGATCCCctcctgagagagggagtgagatctTTGTGGGGAAGCTGCCTCGCGACCTCTTTGAAGACGAGCTGGTGCCGCTCTGTGAGAAG TTTGGGAAGATCTATgaggtgaggatgatgatggaCTTCAATGGCAACAACAGAGGCTATGCATTCGTCACTTTCGGCACAAAACAAGAGGCCAAGAACGCCATGAAGCACCTCAACAATTATGAAATCAG GAATGGCCGACTGCTGGGGGTTTGCGCCAGTGTGGACAACTGCCGCCTGTTCGTCGGTGGGATTCCCAAAaccaagaagaaggaggagatcCTGGCGGAGATGAAGAAGGTGACGGACGGCGTCATGGACGTCATTGTGTACCCCAGTGCTGCCGACAAGAGCAAGAACCGGGGCTTCGCCTTCGTGGAGTACGATAGTCACCGCGCTGCTGCCATGGCCCGACGGAAACTGTTGCCAG GGCGGATCCAGCTGTGGGGTCATGCCATTGCGGTTGACTGGGCTGAACCAGAGGTTGAAGTGGATGAGGACACCATGGCAGCGGTGAAAATCCTCTACGTGCGTAACCTGATGCTGGGGACCACAGAAGAGACGATCGAAAAAGAGTTCAACAGCATCAAACCAG GAGCTGTGGAACGGGTGAAGAAGATCAGGGACTACGCGTTTGTCCACTTTGCTCAGAGGGAGGATGCTGTCAATGCCATGAATGCTCTGAATGGAAAG ATCGTGGACAACTCTCCCATTGAAGTGACCCTAGCTAAGCCAGTGGACAAGGACAGCTATGTGCGCTACACCCGAGGCACAGGGGGGCGTGGGGCGGCCCTGCTGCAGGGCGAGTACACCTACACTCTAGGTCAGGTGTACGACCCCTCCGCTGCCTACCTGGGCGCACCCGTCTTCTATGCCCCCCATGCCTACGCCACCATCCCAAACCAGTTCCGCTTCCCCAGTGCCAAGGGGCACGTGGGGACGCGCGGTCTGGTCCGAACGCCATCGGTCAGAG GGGCGGCGGGGGTGCGCGGGCTTGGGGGTAGGGGTTACCTGGCGTACGCTGGGCTGGGCCGAGGCGTCTCGGCCTACCCGCTGAAGGTGGACAAGCGGCCCGAGGACAAGCTGTACGACCTGCTGCCCGGCATGGAGCTCACACCCTTGAGCGGTGGGGGGCTGAAACCGCAGGCCATTAAACACGCAccgcag ATCCTGGAGGACGTGTGTCAGAAGAATAACTGGGGCCAGCCTCTGTACCAGCTCCACTCTGCCATCGGCCCCGACCAGCGGCAGCTCTTCCTCTACAAGGTCACCATCCCAGCCCTGGCCACTCAGTACCCTAACGT CCATCCTTTCACGCCAGCAAAGCTGTGTGCCGCTGTGGATGAGGCTAAGATCCATGCGGCcgaacacacactgcaaacccTAGGCCTGCAGACAGAGGGCGCCGAAGCCTCCGCCGCTGcagctgccgccgccgccgctgctgctgctgctttcccA ggcCTGTTCTTAACTACAGGTTATACGATAGCCAGCACCTCGGCCACGGTGGCCGCCAATCAGCTCAAACAGGCCGTCTCCCTGGGCCAGGACCTGGCGGCCTACGCCACCTACGAGGGCTACCCCGCCTTCGCCGTGGCAACCCGAGGGGATGGCTATGGGGTGTTCTAA
- the a1cf gene encoding APOBEC1 complementation factor isoform X1, which produces METNQKSGDGLAGTQKEAALRTLIQRTGYLLHQENGQRRYGGPPPGWEGSPPERGSEIFVGKLPRDLFEDELVPLCEKFGKIYEVRMMMDFNGNNRGYAFVTFGTKQEAKNAMKHLNNYEIRNGRLLGVCASVDNCRLFVGGIPKTKKKEEILAEMKKVTDGVMDVIVYPSAADKSKNRGFAFVEYDSHRAAAMARRKLLPGRIQLWGHAIAVDWAEPEVEVDEDTMAAVKILYVRNLMLGTTEETIEKEFNSIKPGAVERVKKIRDYAFVHFAQREDAVNAMNALNGKIVDNSPIEVTLAKPVDKDSYVRYTRGTGGRGAALLQGEYTYTLGQVYDPSAAYLGAPVFYAPHAYATIPNQFRFPSAKGHVGTRGLVRTPSVRDIYMNMPVGAAGVRGLGGRGYLAYAGLGRGVSAYPLKVDKRPEDKLYDLLPGMELTPLSGGGLKPQAIKHAPQILEDVCQKNNWGQPLYQLHSAIGPDQRQLFLYKVTIPALATQYPNVHPFTPAKLCAAVDEAKIHAAEHTLQTLGLQTEGAEASAAAAAAAAAAAAAFPGLFLTTGYTIASTSATVAANQLKQAVSLGQDLAAYATYEGYPAFAVATRGDGYGVF; this is translated from the exons ATGGAAACCAATCAAAAATCCGGGGATGGACTGGCGGGCACCCAGAAAGAGGCCGCGTTACGCACCCTCATCCAACGCACTGGATATCTCTTGCACCAG GAAAATGGCCAGAGGAGGTATGGTGGCCCCCCTCCTGGCTGGGAAGGATCCCctcctgagagagggagtgagatctTTGTGGGGAAGCTGCCTCGCGACCTCTTTGAAGACGAGCTGGTGCCGCTCTGTGAGAAG TTTGGGAAGATCTATgaggtgaggatgatgatggaCTTCAATGGCAACAACAGAGGCTATGCATTCGTCACTTTCGGCACAAAACAAGAGGCCAAGAACGCCATGAAGCACCTCAACAATTATGAAATCAG GAATGGCCGACTGCTGGGGGTTTGCGCCAGTGTGGACAACTGCCGCCTGTTCGTCGGTGGGATTCCCAAAaccaagaagaaggaggagatcCTGGCGGAGATGAAGAAGGTGACGGACGGCGTCATGGACGTCATTGTGTACCCCAGTGCTGCCGACAAGAGCAAGAACCGGGGCTTCGCCTTCGTGGAGTACGATAGTCACCGCGCTGCTGCCATGGCCCGACGGAAACTGTTGCCAG GGCGGATCCAGCTGTGGGGTCATGCCATTGCGGTTGACTGGGCTGAACCAGAGGTTGAAGTGGATGAGGACACCATGGCAGCGGTGAAAATCCTCTACGTGCGTAACCTGATGCTGGGGACCACAGAAGAGACGATCGAAAAAGAGTTCAACAGCATCAAACCAG GAGCTGTGGAACGGGTGAAGAAGATCAGGGACTACGCGTTTGTCCACTTTGCTCAGAGGGAGGATGCTGTCAATGCCATGAATGCTCTGAATGGAAAG ATCGTGGACAACTCTCCCATTGAAGTGACCCTAGCTAAGCCAGTGGACAAGGACAGCTATGTGCGCTACACCCGAGGCACAGGGGGGCGTGGGGCGGCCCTGCTGCAGGGCGAGTACACCTACACTCTAGGTCAGGTGTACGACCCCTCCGCTGCCTACCTGGGCGCACCCGTCTTCTATGCCCCCCATGCCTACGCCACCATCCCAAACCAGTTCCGCTTCCCCAGTGCCAAGGGGCACGTGGGGACGCGCGGTCTGGTCCGAACGCCATCGGTCAGAG ACATTTACATGAATATGCCTGTAGGGGCGGCGGGGGTGCGCGGGCTTGGGGGTAGGGGTTACCTGGCGTACGCTGGGCTGGGCCGAGGCGTCTCGGCCTACCCGCTGAAGGTGGACAAGCGGCCCGAGGACAAGCTGTACGACCTGCTGCCCGGCATGGAGCTCACACCCTTGAGCGGTGGGGGGCTGAAACCGCAGGCCATTAAACACGCAccgcag ATCCTGGAGGACGTGTGTCAGAAGAATAACTGGGGCCAGCCTCTGTACCAGCTCCACTCTGCCATCGGCCCCGACCAGCGGCAGCTCTTCCTCTACAAGGTCACCATCCCAGCCCTGGCCACTCAGTACCCTAACGT CCATCCTTTCACGCCAGCAAAGCTGTGTGCCGCTGTGGATGAGGCTAAGATCCATGCGGCcgaacacacactgcaaacccTAGGCCTGCAGACAGAGGGCGCCGAAGCCTCCGCCGCTGcagctgccgccgccgccgctgctgctgctgctttcccA ggcCTGTTCTTAACTACAGGTTATACGATAGCCAGCACCTCGGCCACGGTGGCCGCCAATCAGCTCAAACAGGCCGTCTCCCTGGGCCAGGACCTGGCGGCCTACGCCACCTACGAGGGCTACCCCGCCTTCGCCGTGGCAACCCGAGGGGATGGCTATGGGGTGTTCTAA
- the a1cf gene encoding APOBEC1 complementation factor isoform X4 — translation METNQKSGDGLAGTQKEAALRTLIQRTGYLLHQENGQRRYGGPPPGWEGSPPERGSEIFVGKLPRDLFEDELVPLCEKFGKIYEVRMMMDFNGNNRGYAFVTFGTKQEAKNAMKHLNNYEIRNGRLLGVCASVDNCRLFVGGIPKTKKKEEILAEMKKVTDGVMDVIVYPSAADKSKNRGFAFVEYDSHRAAAMARRKLLPGRIQLWGHAIAVDWAEPEVEVDEDTMAAVKILYVRNLMLGTTEETIEKEFNSIKPGAVERVKKIRDYAFVHFAQREDAVNAMNALNGKIVDNSPIEVTLAKPVDKDSYVRYTRGTGGRGAALLQGEYTYTLGQVYDPSAAYLGAPVFYAPHAYATIPNQFRFPSAKGHVGTRGLVRTPSVRGAAGVRGLGGRGYLAYAGLGRGVSAYPLKVDKRPEDKLYDLLPGMELTPLSGGGLKPQAIKHAPQILEDVCQKNNWGQPLYQLHSAIGPDQRQLFLYKVTIPALATQYPNVHPFTPAKLCAAVDEAKIHAAEHTLQTLGLQTEGAEASAAAAAAAAAAAAAFPGYTIASTSATVAANQLKQAVSLGQDLAAYATYEGYPAFAVATRGDGYGVF, via the exons ATGGAAACCAATCAAAAATCCGGGGATGGACTGGCGGGCACCCAGAAAGAGGCCGCGTTACGCACCCTCATCCAACGCACTGGATATCTCTTGCACCAG GAAAATGGCCAGAGGAGGTATGGTGGCCCCCCTCCTGGCTGGGAAGGATCCCctcctgagagagggagtgagatctTTGTGGGGAAGCTGCCTCGCGACCTCTTTGAAGACGAGCTGGTGCCGCTCTGTGAGAAG TTTGGGAAGATCTATgaggtgaggatgatgatggaCTTCAATGGCAACAACAGAGGCTATGCATTCGTCACTTTCGGCACAAAACAAGAGGCCAAGAACGCCATGAAGCACCTCAACAATTATGAAATCAG GAATGGCCGACTGCTGGGGGTTTGCGCCAGTGTGGACAACTGCCGCCTGTTCGTCGGTGGGATTCCCAAAaccaagaagaaggaggagatcCTGGCGGAGATGAAGAAGGTGACGGACGGCGTCATGGACGTCATTGTGTACCCCAGTGCTGCCGACAAGAGCAAGAACCGGGGCTTCGCCTTCGTGGAGTACGATAGTCACCGCGCTGCTGCCATGGCCCGACGGAAACTGTTGCCAG GGCGGATCCAGCTGTGGGGTCATGCCATTGCGGTTGACTGGGCTGAACCAGAGGTTGAAGTGGATGAGGACACCATGGCAGCGGTGAAAATCCTCTACGTGCGTAACCTGATGCTGGGGACCACAGAAGAGACGATCGAAAAAGAGTTCAACAGCATCAAACCAG GAGCTGTGGAACGGGTGAAGAAGATCAGGGACTACGCGTTTGTCCACTTTGCTCAGAGGGAGGATGCTGTCAATGCCATGAATGCTCTGAATGGAAAG ATCGTGGACAACTCTCCCATTGAAGTGACCCTAGCTAAGCCAGTGGACAAGGACAGCTATGTGCGCTACACCCGAGGCACAGGGGGGCGTGGGGCGGCCCTGCTGCAGGGCGAGTACACCTACACTCTAGGTCAGGTGTACGACCCCTCCGCTGCCTACCTGGGCGCACCCGTCTTCTATGCCCCCCATGCCTACGCCACCATCCCAAACCAGTTCCGCTTCCCCAGTGCCAAGGGGCACGTGGGGACGCGCGGTCTGGTCCGAACGCCATCGGTCAGAG GGGCGGCGGGGGTGCGCGGGCTTGGGGGTAGGGGTTACCTGGCGTACGCTGGGCTGGGCCGAGGCGTCTCGGCCTACCCGCTGAAGGTGGACAAGCGGCCCGAGGACAAGCTGTACGACCTGCTGCCCGGCATGGAGCTCACACCCTTGAGCGGTGGGGGGCTGAAACCGCAGGCCATTAAACACGCAccgcag ATCCTGGAGGACGTGTGTCAGAAGAATAACTGGGGCCAGCCTCTGTACCAGCTCCACTCTGCCATCGGCCCCGACCAGCGGCAGCTCTTCCTCTACAAGGTCACCATCCCAGCCCTGGCCACTCAGTACCCTAACGT CCATCCTTTCACGCCAGCAAAGCTGTGTGCCGCTGTGGATGAGGCTAAGATCCATGCGGCcgaacacacactgcaaacccTAGGCCTGCAGACAGAGGGCGCCGAAGCCTCCGCCGCTGcagctgccgccgccgccgctgctgctgctgctttcccAG GTTATACGATAGCCAGCACCTCGGCCACGGTGGCCGCCAATCAGCTCAAACAGGCCGTCTCCCTGGGCCAGGACCTGGCGGCCTACGCCACCTACGAGGGCTACCCCGCCTTCGCCGTGGCAACCCGAGGGGATGGCTATGGGGTGTTCTAA
- the a1cf gene encoding APOBEC1 complementation factor isoform X2 produces METNQKSGDGLAGTQKEAALRTLIQRTGYLLHQENGQRRYGGPPPGWEGSPPERGSEIFVGKLPRDLFEDELVPLCEKFGKIYEVRMMMDFNGNNRGYAFVTFGTKQEAKNAMKHLNNYEIRNGRLLGVCASVDNCRLFVGGIPKTKKKEEILAEMKKVTDGVMDVIVYPSAADKSKNRGFAFVEYDSHRAAAMARRKLLPGRIQLWGHAIAVDWAEPEVEVDEDTMAAVKILYVRNLMLGTTEETIEKEFNSIKPGAVERVKKIRDYAFVHFAQREDAVNAMNALNGKIVDNSPIEVTLAKPVDKDSYVRYTRGTGGRGAALLQGEYTYTLGQVYDPSAAYLGAPVFYAPHAYATIPNQFRFPSAKGHVGTRGLVRTPSVRDIYMNMPVGAAGVRGLGGRGYLAYAGLGRGVSAYPLKVDKRPEDKLYDLLPGMELTPLSGGGLKPQAIKHAPQILEDVCQKNNWGQPLYQLHSAIGPDQRQLFLYKVTIPALATQYPNVHPFTPAKLCAAVDEAKIHAAEHTLQTLGLQTEGAEASAAAAAAAAAAAAAFPGYTIASTSATVAANQLKQAVSLGQDLAAYATYEGYPAFAVATRGDGYGVF; encoded by the exons ATGGAAACCAATCAAAAATCCGGGGATGGACTGGCGGGCACCCAGAAAGAGGCCGCGTTACGCACCCTCATCCAACGCACTGGATATCTCTTGCACCAG GAAAATGGCCAGAGGAGGTATGGTGGCCCCCCTCCTGGCTGGGAAGGATCCCctcctgagagagggagtgagatctTTGTGGGGAAGCTGCCTCGCGACCTCTTTGAAGACGAGCTGGTGCCGCTCTGTGAGAAG TTTGGGAAGATCTATgaggtgaggatgatgatggaCTTCAATGGCAACAACAGAGGCTATGCATTCGTCACTTTCGGCACAAAACAAGAGGCCAAGAACGCCATGAAGCACCTCAACAATTATGAAATCAG GAATGGCCGACTGCTGGGGGTTTGCGCCAGTGTGGACAACTGCCGCCTGTTCGTCGGTGGGATTCCCAAAaccaagaagaaggaggagatcCTGGCGGAGATGAAGAAGGTGACGGACGGCGTCATGGACGTCATTGTGTACCCCAGTGCTGCCGACAAGAGCAAGAACCGGGGCTTCGCCTTCGTGGAGTACGATAGTCACCGCGCTGCTGCCATGGCCCGACGGAAACTGTTGCCAG GGCGGATCCAGCTGTGGGGTCATGCCATTGCGGTTGACTGGGCTGAACCAGAGGTTGAAGTGGATGAGGACACCATGGCAGCGGTGAAAATCCTCTACGTGCGTAACCTGATGCTGGGGACCACAGAAGAGACGATCGAAAAAGAGTTCAACAGCATCAAACCAG GAGCTGTGGAACGGGTGAAGAAGATCAGGGACTACGCGTTTGTCCACTTTGCTCAGAGGGAGGATGCTGTCAATGCCATGAATGCTCTGAATGGAAAG ATCGTGGACAACTCTCCCATTGAAGTGACCCTAGCTAAGCCAGTGGACAAGGACAGCTATGTGCGCTACACCCGAGGCACAGGGGGGCGTGGGGCGGCCCTGCTGCAGGGCGAGTACACCTACACTCTAGGTCAGGTGTACGACCCCTCCGCTGCCTACCTGGGCGCACCCGTCTTCTATGCCCCCCATGCCTACGCCACCATCCCAAACCAGTTCCGCTTCCCCAGTGCCAAGGGGCACGTGGGGACGCGCGGTCTGGTCCGAACGCCATCGGTCAGAG ACATTTACATGAATATGCCTGTAGGGGCGGCGGGGGTGCGCGGGCTTGGGGGTAGGGGTTACCTGGCGTACGCTGGGCTGGGCCGAGGCGTCTCGGCCTACCCGCTGAAGGTGGACAAGCGGCCCGAGGACAAGCTGTACGACCTGCTGCCCGGCATGGAGCTCACACCCTTGAGCGGTGGGGGGCTGAAACCGCAGGCCATTAAACACGCAccgcag ATCCTGGAGGACGTGTGTCAGAAGAATAACTGGGGCCAGCCTCTGTACCAGCTCCACTCTGCCATCGGCCCCGACCAGCGGCAGCTCTTCCTCTACAAGGTCACCATCCCAGCCCTGGCCACTCAGTACCCTAACGT CCATCCTTTCACGCCAGCAAAGCTGTGTGCCGCTGTGGATGAGGCTAAGATCCATGCGGCcgaacacacactgcaaacccTAGGCCTGCAGACAGAGGGCGCCGAAGCCTCCGCCGCTGcagctgccgccgccgccgctgctgctgctgctttcccAG GTTATACGATAGCCAGCACCTCGGCCACGGTGGCCGCCAATCAGCTCAAACAGGCCGTCTCCCTGGGCCAGGACCTGGCGGCCTACGCCACCTACGAGGGCTACCCCGCCTTCGCCGTGGCAACCCGAGGGGATGGCTATGGGGTGTTCTAA
- the a1cf gene encoding APOBEC1 complementation factor isoform X5 yields the protein MMMDFNGNNRGYAFVTFGTKQEAKNAMKHLNNYEIRNGRLLGVCASVDNCRLFVGGIPKTKKKEEILAEMKKVTDGVMDVIVYPSAADKSKNRGFAFVEYDSHRAAAMARRKLLPGRIQLWGHAIAVDWAEPEVEVDEDTMAAVKILYVRNLMLGTTEETIEKEFNSIKPGAVERVKKIRDYAFVHFAQREDAVNAMNALNGKIVDNSPIEVTLAKPVDKDSYVRYTRGTGGRGAALLQGEYTYTLGQVYDPSAAYLGAPVFYAPHAYATIPNQFRFPSAKGHVGTRGLVRTPSVRDIYMNMPVGAAGVRGLGGRGYLAYAGLGRGVSAYPLKVDKRPEDKLYDLLPGMELTPLSGGGLKPQAIKHAPQILEDVCQKNNWGQPLYQLHSAIGPDQRQLFLYKVTIPALATQYPNVHPFTPAKLCAAVDEAKIHAAEHTLQTLGLQTEGAEASAAAAAAAAAAAAAFPGLFLTTGYTIASTSATVAANQLKQAVSLGQDLAAYATYEGYPAFAVATRGDGYGVF from the exons atgatgatggaCTTCAATGGCAACAACAGAGGCTATGCATTCGTCACTTTCGGCACAAAACAAGAGGCCAAGAACGCCATGAAGCACCTCAACAATTATGAAATCAG GAATGGCCGACTGCTGGGGGTTTGCGCCAGTGTGGACAACTGCCGCCTGTTCGTCGGTGGGATTCCCAAAaccaagaagaaggaggagatcCTGGCGGAGATGAAGAAGGTGACGGACGGCGTCATGGACGTCATTGTGTACCCCAGTGCTGCCGACAAGAGCAAGAACCGGGGCTTCGCCTTCGTGGAGTACGATAGTCACCGCGCTGCTGCCATGGCCCGACGGAAACTGTTGCCAG GGCGGATCCAGCTGTGGGGTCATGCCATTGCGGTTGACTGGGCTGAACCAGAGGTTGAAGTGGATGAGGACACCATGGCAGCGGTGAAAATCCTCTACGTGCGTAACCTGATGCTGGGGACCACAGAAGAGACGATCGAAAAAGAGTTCAACAGCATCAAACCAG GAGCTGTGGAACGGGTGAAGAAGATCAGGGACTACGCGTTTGTCCACTTTGCTCAGAGGGAGGATGCTGTCAATGCCATGAATGCTCTGAATGGAAAG ATCGTGGACAACTCTCCCATTGAAGTGACCCTAGCTAAGCCAGTGGACAAGGACAGCTATGTGCGCTACACCCGAGGCACAGGGGGGCGTGGGGCGGCCCTGCTGCAGGGCGAGTACACCTACACTCTAGGTCAGGTGTACGACCCCTCCGCTGCCTACCTGGGCGCACCCGTCTTCTATGCCCCCCATGCCTACGCCACCATCCCAAACCAGTTCCGCTTCCCCAGTGCCAAGGGGCACGTGGGGACGCGCGGTCTGGTCCGAACGCCATCGGTCAGAG ACATTTACATGAATATGCCTGTAGGGGCGGCGGGGGTGCGCGGGCTTGGGGGTAGGGGTTACCTGGCGTACGCTGGGCTGGGCCGAGGCGTCTCGGCCTACCCGCTGAAGGTGGACAAGCGGCCCGAGGACAAGCTGTACGACCTGCTGCCCGGCATGGAGCTCACACCCTTGAGCGGTGGGGGGCTGAAACCGCAGGCCATTAAACACGCAccgcag ATCCTGGAGGACGTGTGTCAGAAGAATAACTGGGGCCAGCCTCTGTACCAGCTCCACTCTGCCATCGGCCCCGACCAGCGGCAGCTCTTCCTCTACAAGGTCACCATCCCAGCCCTGGCCACTCAGTACCCTAACGT CCATCCTTTCACGCCAGCAAAGCTGTGTGCCGCTGTGGATGAGGCTAAGATCCATGCGGCcgaacacacactgcaaacccTAGGCCTGCAGACAGAGGGCGCCGAAGCCTCCGCCGCTGcagctgccgccgccgccgctgctgctgctgctttcccA ggcCTGTTCTTAACTACAGGTTATACGATAGCCAGCACCTCGGCCACGGTGGCCGCCAATCAGCTCAAACAGGCCGTCTCCCTGGGCCAGGACCTGGCGGCCTACGCCACCTACGAGGGCTACCCCGCCTTCGCCGTGGCAACCCGAGGGGATGGCTATGGGGTGTTCTAA